AATCGCTAATCCAGCGGTACCACCAGTGAGTAGTCCCACTTTACTGAAAAAAATGACGCCGAGTGAAACCAAGGCACTACCGAGCGTCAGAGCCAATAGATTTTCTCTGAGGCTATGATCTTTATCCATTTATCATGATTCCTTTCTTATTTGGTTGTCAAAGACGTAAAACGGGCTAAAGATGTCGATTATTGTGTTTTTTGTCGAGTGGCATACTTAAATCGGCAAAATGTTATGTGTTTAACAAAATTTACACGGCTGAATTGAGGTTGAGGGAAAAAACGAGTTCGCTACAAGGCGCATACAAGGAGAGCATCGATGATCAAACAAATTGGAAAAACCCCGATCTTAGAAAAACACACGGCTTCCTGCCATTGTGGCAAGGTCGTGCTCGAACTGAGCCTGCCCAATGGCGTTGAGAAACCAAGACGTTGTGACTGCTCCATCTGCCGCCGAAAAGGGGCCATCGTCGCTTCGGTAAAATTGGACGGTATCCGTATTTTGCAAGGTGAAGAATCGCTCAAGCTGTACCAATTTAATACCCACACCGCCAAGCACTACTTTTGCTCTCACTGCGGCATCTATACTCATCATCAGCGTCGTTCCGCGCCGGATGAATATGGCTACAACCTAGGCTGTCTGGATGGTGTGAACCCGTATGAGTTGGGCGATGTGCCGCTCATGGATGGCGTCAACCACCCAGCGGACCAGCAATAATTGGCAAAGTTGATTTCTGCGCCAAAGCGCGCCAAGCGAAAGCTTTATCGGGGCAAACGAATCGGTTTACCCCTTTTTCGTTTCAGAGCGTAAACAGCGCGGAGTTAAACATTAAGTGGACGGCAATGCTGGCAAAGTAACCAAACAAAATCACAGGTGTCCATTTTAGGTGGCCAAAGAAGGTATATTGCCCTCTGGCTGCGCCCATCAATGCGACACCTGCCGCTGAACCAATCGAGAGTAAACTGCCGCCAACGCCTGCGGTCAGCGTGACGAGTAGCCAGTTACCCATCGACATGGCGGGCTCCATACTCAACACGGCGAACATTACCGGGATGTTATCAACAATCGCCGAGAGAAAACCAACCATGACGTTGGCCCAGATCGGATCCCACTCGCTGTACATGGTGAGCGAAACCACGTGCAAATAGCCAAGCAAACTGAGCCCACCGACACACATCACTACGCCGTAGAAAAACAGCAAGGTGTCCCATTCGGCGCGCGAAATACGGTGAAAAACATCAAATGGCATCACCGAACCTAAACGTTTCAACGCCTCTTCATCGCCATTGGCAATGGCGATGGTGGTTTTTCTCGCCAAAGAACGCACCAAGGTTTTTCTGAGAAAATAGCCAAAAAACTGCAGATAGGCCAAGCCCATCATCATTCCCATCACAGGCGGAAAATGCAG
This Vibrio navarrensis DNA region includes the following protein-coding sequences:
- a CDS encoding GFA family protein, whose translation is MIKQIGKTPILEKHTASCHCGKVVLELSLPNGVEKPRRCDCSICRRKGAIVASVKLDGIRILQGEESLKLYQFNTHTAKHYFCSHCGIYTHHQRRSAPDEYGYNLGCLDGVNPYELGDVPLMDGVNHPADQQ